A single region of the uncultured Draconibacterium sp. genome encodes:
- a CDS encoding serpin family protein, which yields MRTSLPILLALFLLIAASCNQDDITLPKTITLDEKSAELIEAENEFGLELFQKVYAGEEEADNIMVSPLSVSLALAMTYNGANGETKTAMEETLKVYGLTPDEINESYATLVAALKSLDPKVILEIANAIYYREGFPVEQDFVTTNQNYYDAEVDALNFGSPQAVNTINDWVVDKTHDKIDKIIDNISGDHVMFLLNAIYFKGIWQSEFDEDDTEDLPFYLQNGSTIQVPTMQKTESLPYYSNNVFRAIKLAYGAGNYNMFVFLPQEENSLENIVNELGVDSWKNWMESFTDTVNIDLKLPRLKYKYEITLNDVLADMGMGVAFGDGADFTGINKGGGLKIDYVKHKTFIEVNEKGTEAAAVTAVAIVVTSVGPHNMQFNVNRPFLYAITEKDTDAILFMGTVKNPESEE from the coding sequence ATGAGAACTTCATTACCGATACTTTTAGCTTTGTTTCTTTTGATTGCCGCTTCGTGTAACCAGGATGACATAACACTTCCAAAAACAATTACTCTTGATGAAAAATCGGCTGAGTTAATTGAAGCAGAAAACGAATTCGGGCTGGAACTCTTTCAAAAAGTTTATGCCGGCGAAGAAGAGGCCGATAATATTATGGTATCGCCACTTAGCGTAAGTCTGGCACTGGCCATGACCTATAACGGAGCCAACGGCGAAACCAAAACAGCCATGGAGGAAACGCTGAAAGTTTACGGATTAACACCCGACGAAATTAACGAATCCTATGCAACACTTGTAGCCGCGTTAAAATCGCTCGACCCGAAAGTTATACTCGAAATTGCCAATGCCATATATTACCGCGAAGGATTTCCGGTTGAGCAAGATTTTGTTACCACCAACCAAAATTATTACGATGCTGAAGTGGATGCACTTAATTTCGGCTCACCACAGGCGGTGAATACCATTAATGATTGGGTGGTCGATAAAACTCACGATAAAATTGATAAGATAATCGATAATATCAGCGGCGATCACGTTATGTTTTTATTGAATGCCATTTACTTTAAAGGAATCTGGCAATCGGAATTTGACGAAGACGACACCGAAGATTTACCTTTTTACCTGCAAAATGGGTCGACAATACAAGTACCTACCATGCAAAAAACCGAATCATTGCCCTATTATTCAAATAATGTTTTCCGGGCAATAAAACTGGCTTATGGTGCAGGCAACTATAACATGTTTGTTTTTCTTCCACAAGAAGAAAATTCACTTGAAAATATTGTGAATGAACTGGGCGTTGACAGCTGGAAAAACTGGATGGAAAGTTTTACTGACACAGTTAATATCGACCTAAAATTGCCACGCCTTAAATACAAATACGAAATAACCTTAAACGATGTACTTGCCGATATGGGCATGGGTGTTGCCTTTGGTGATGGTGCCGACTTTACAGGAATTAACAAAGGTGGCGGTCTGAAAATTGATTACGTAAAACATAAAACCTTTATCGAAGTAAATGAAAAAGGGACAGAAGCCGCTGCAGTAACGGCTGTAGCAATTGTTGTAACATCTGTGGGGCCACACAATATGCAGTTTAATGTAAACCGCCCGTTTTTGTATGCTATTACCGAAAAAGACACGGATGCCATTCTTTTTATGGGAACTGTTAAAAATCCTGAAAGTGAAGAATAG
- a CDS encoding NigD-like N-terminal domain-containing protein: MKRLIVILSVFLIVFTSCQDDELISFDAKGTVIDYAGAGDCGFIIELDNGNKVQPLYYPDDFTFSQGQRVLITYTELNNVYISCDQGVPCEITYAEELSCSPYVDLYFENYDSLARDPVHLHEAYMDGDCLYFKLSYSGGCQDHTIDLARMHPWTASSSTVPTFEIRHNANGDLCEAWFTREFRFDLSDLKAEGKTEFVLTAKLVGDEVYNKIFQLD; the protein is encoded by the coding sequence ATGAAACGATTAATCGTAATACTTTCTGTATTTCTTATTGTATTTACCAGTTGCCAGGACGATGAACTGATATCGTTCGATGCCAAAGGTACCGTAATTGATTATGCCGGTGCCGGCGACTGTGGTTTCATCATTGAGCTCGATAACGGCAATAAAGTTCAGCCCTTATACTATCCCGATGATTTTACCTTTTCGCAGGGACAACGTGTGTTAATTACATACACCGAACTTAATAACGTTTATATAAGCTGCGACCAGGGCGTACCTTGTGAGATAACGTACGCCGAAGAGTTGTCGTGCTCGCCTTATGTTGATCTTTATTTTGAAAATTACGACAGTCTGGCCCGCGATCCCGTACATTTACACGAGGCCTACATGGACGGCGACTGCCTGTATTTTAAACTATCGTACAGCGGAGGTTGTCAGGATCATACCATCGATTTGGCGCGCATGCATCCGTGGACTGCCAGCAGCTCAACCGTTCCCACTTTTGAGATCAGGCACAATGCCAACGGCGATTTGTGCGAAGCCTGGTTTACCCGCGAGTTCCGCTTCGACCTGTCGGATTTAAAAGCCGAAGGAAAAACAGAATTTGTACTCACCGCCAAACTTGTCGGCGACGAAGTGTACAACAAAATATTTCAGCTAGATTAG
- the pta gene encoding phosphate acetyltransferase, producing MKTGIYITNTESNTGRSLVTLGVLKVLLSKVTKVGYFRPIINDYPKGVHDNHIETMISYFNLDMEYKDAYGFTMSQVVKYKNMGQEARLIDQIIDRYKQLKEKFDVVVVEGSDFDNKGVTFELDLNIEFAKNLSIPTILVSSAKDRNMGSAIANIDLAIKSFAERDVVVQSVVMNRVEPGNCDMMREELSKIVPAETSIEIIPEIKKLGSPTIKEINDELGGTVLFGENLLCKQADRYDVGAMQLRNYLDRVEENSLIITPGDRSDIILAALQANASANYPSIAGIVVTGGIALEPQIVRLIEGLPNIVPIILVDDVTFTAAKKISDVKPKLHPGLPRKIDLSISTFEKYVDTDFLIDKFRSFKTDVVTPHMFQYNLVAKAKSKKQHIVLPEGTDPRILQAASSLVDQGVVEITLLGRRDEIITKATEIGVKINGNIRIIDPVESEYYEDYWKTYHELRKHKNIPEDMARDAMADVSYFGTMMVYKGHADGMVSGAAHTTAHTIIPALQFVKTKPGVKTVSSVFFMCLDDHVSVMGDCAVNVSPTAEQLAEIAVTSADSAIAFGIDPKVALLSYSSGTSGSGVEVDKVRSATEIAVAARPDLKIEGPIQYDAAVDPSVGKSKMPDSQVAGQANVLIFPDLNTGNNTYKAIQRETGALAIGPMLQGLNKPVNDLSRGCTVDDIFNTVVITAIQAQEGF from the coding sequence ATGAAAACTGGAATTTATATCACAAACACCGAAAGCAACACAGGAAGATCGCTTGTTACGCTGGGTGTTTTAAAAGTGTTACTTTCAAAAGTAACCAAGGTCGGATATTTCCGGCCAATAATTAACGATTATCCAAAGGGAGTTCACGATAATCATATCGAAACCATGATATCGTATTTTAACCTCGATATGGAGTACAAGGACGCATACGGCTTTACCATGTCGCAGGTAGTAAAATACAAAAATATGGGGCAGGAGGCGCGTCTTATCGATCAGATTATTGATCGCTACAAACAGCTAAAAGAGAAGTTTGATGTGGTTGTGGTTGAAGGTTCGGATTTCGACAATAAAGGCGTTACTTTTGAGTTGGATCTGAATATTGAGTTCGCTAAAAACCTTTCGATCCCTACCATTTTGGTTAGCTCGGCGAAAGATAGAAACATGGGCAGTGCCATTGCAAATATCGACCTGGCCATAAAATCATTTGCCGAAAGAGATGTAGTGGTGCAGTCGGTTGTAATGAACCGTGTTGAACCCGGAAATTGCGACATGATGCGCGAAGAATTGAGCAAGATAGTACCTGCCGAAACTTCGATTGAGATCATTCCGGAAATTAAAAAACTGGGCAGCCCTACTATTAAAGAAATTAACGACGAATTGGGTGGTACTGTACTGTTTGGCGAAAACCTGTTGTGTAAACAGGCCGACCGTTACGATGTTGGAGCAATGCAGTTACGCAATTATCTTGACAGGGTAGAGGAGAACAGCCTTATTATTACTCCGGGCGACCGTTCCGATATTATTCTGGCGGCACTTCAGGCCAATGCTTCGGCAAATTATCCGAGCATTGCCGGTATTGTGGTTACCGGGGGTATTGCTCTCGAGCCGCAAATTGTAAGGCTGATTGAAGGTTTACCTAATATTGTTCCCATTATTTTGGTTGACGATGTAACGTTTACTGCAGCCAAAAAAATATCGGATGTAAAACCAAAATTGCACCCGGGATTACCACGTAAAATCGATTTAAGTATTTCTACTTTTGAAAAATATGTGGATACCGACTTCCTGATCGACAAATTCAGAAGTTTTAAAACCGATGTGGTAACACCACATATGTTCCAGTACAACCTGGTGGCAAAAGCAAAATCGAAAAAACAACACATTGTTTTACCCGAAGGTACCGACCCTCGTATTTTACAGGCTGCTTCAAGTTTGGTTGATCAAGGGGTGGTTGAAATTACTCTTTTGGGACGACGCGATGAAATTATTACCAAAGCCACCGAAATCGGTGTAAAAATTAATGGTAATATTAGAATCATCGATCCGGTGGAATCGGAGTATTACGAAGACTACTGGAAAACTTACCACGAACTGCGTAAACACAAAAATATTCCTGAAGATATGGCACGCGATGCTATGGCCGACGTTTCGTATTTCGGAACAATGATGGTTTATAAAGGGCATGCCGACGGTATGGTTTCAGGTGCCGCACATACTACAGCACATACCATTATTCCGGCACTTCAGTTTGTAAAAACCAAACCGGGAGTTAAAACGGTATCGTCTGTTTTCTTTATGTGTCTCGACGACCATGTTTCGGTAATGGGCGATTGCGCAGTAAACGTTAGTCCAACGGCCGAGCAGCTGGCTGAGATTGCTGTTACATCGGCCGATTCGGCAATTGCTTTTGGTATCGATCCAAAAGTGGCATTGTTGTCGTATTCGTCAGGTACATCAGGATCAGGTGTTGAGGTTGATAAAGTTCGCAGTGCGACTGAGATAGCTGTTGCTGCACGTCCTGATCTGAAAATTGAAGGACCGATCCAGTACGATGCTGCAGTAGATCCGAGTGTAGGGAAAAGCAAAATGCCCGATTCGCAAGTGGCAGGGCAGGCCAACGTGCTTATTTTCCCCGATTTGAACACCGGAAACAATACATACAAAGCTATCCAGCGCGAAACCGGAGCACTGGCAATTGGCCCGATGTTACAAGGCTTAAACAAACCGGTTAACGACCTTAGTCGTGGTTGTACTGTCGACGATATATTTAATACCGTTGTAATTACAGCTATTCAGGCTCAGGAAGGATTTTAA
- a CDS encoding sigma-70 family RNA polymerase sigma factor — protein sequence MRELTVKADAKKKDENQFVFISTFRRYLRTILEDLKKIINGCASGKKRAQEQLYQLFAPKMFGVCLRYAKDNTEAEDNLQEGFIKVFQNIGRFRHEGSLEGWIRRIMVNVSLEKFRKQHVMHPVEDVSIYEGQNVSDDILAGISAKELIAEIQQLPPRYRMVFNLFVIEGMNHQEISEEMKITVGTSKSNLARARDILKRRVKELYGDIEKTSNYTAG from the coding sequence TTGAGAGAACTGACTGTAAAAGCAGATGCCAAAAAGAAAGATGAAAACCAATTCGTTTTTATCAGTACTTTTAGGCGTTATTTGCGAACGATTTTGGAAGACCTGAAAAAAATAATAAACGGTTGTGCTTCGGGGAAAAAACGTGCACAGGAACAATTATACCAACTATTTGCACCAAAAATGTTTGGGGTTTGTTTGCGCTATGCCAAAGATAATACCGAAGCCGAAGATAACCTGCAGGAAGGATTTATAAAGGTATTTCAGAATATTGGCCGGTTTAGGCACGAAGGTTCTTTGGAAGGGTGGATAAGGAGGATAATGGTAAATGTTTCGTTAGAGAAATTCAGGAAACAGCATGTTATGCATCCGGTGGAGGATGTGAGTATTTACGAGGGACAAAATGTTTCGGATGATATACTGGCCGGAATTTCAGCAAAGGAACTAATTGCAGAGATACAACAACTACCACCTCGTTACCGAATGGTTTTTAACCTTTTTGTAATTGAAGGAATGAACCACCAGGAAATTAGTGAAGAGATGAAAATTACCGTGGGCACATCAAAATCGAACCTGGCACGCGCCAGAGACATTTTGAAACGCCGGGTAAAAGAGCTTTATGGAGATATTGAGAAAACAAGTAATTATACAGCCGGATGA